GTTTAAAAATTGAATCAACAGTGTCAAAATCACAAATATCTGCCTTAACAAAAGTATAATTTTCTGATGTTTCGATATCTTTAAGGTTCTCCAAATTGCCTGCATACGTTAAAGCATCTAGATTAATAATATTTTTATCCGGATATTTATTTACAAATAATCGAACAACATGTGATCCAATAAAACCAGCACCTCCTGTAATTAATATGTTATTCATCTACTTAGTTTTGACAGTTATTTATACATTCTCTTAATGAATCTTTCCAAAATGGAATATTCAAATTAAAATCTTCCTTAATTCTTGAAGTATCCATTACTGAATAAAATGGTCTTTTAGCCAGAGTTTTATAATCATCGGATTTTATTGGTAATACCTCACAATCCAGATTTGCTATAGTCATGATTTCTTTCGCAAACTCAAACCAAGATGTAACTCCAGAGTTTGAATAATGATAAACTCTTTGTTTATCCGAAAAATCGTTCTCTACTAACTGTAAACAAACATTTGCTAAATCTCTAGCATATGTTGGAGAACCTATTTGATCTGATACCACTTTTAATTCTGATTTTTCTTTCCCTAATCTCATCATAGTTTTAACAAAATTACTTCCAAAACTAGAGTACAACCATGATGTTCTTATAATTATTCCAGGCACATTAGATGCCAAAAAAAACTTCTCTCCTATCCTTTTAGAGATTCCATAAGCGTTTATTGGATCAGTAGTATCTGTTTCCTTTAATGGCACATTAGCATTTCCATCAAAAACATAATCCGTAGAAATATGAATCATTTTTCCTTTATTCCCTAAGGCTAACACTAAATTCTCTACTCCTTGAGCATTGACTAAGTTTGCTCTTTCTAACTCCTCCTCCGCTTTATCAACAGCAGTATATGCTGCACAGTTAATGACGAAATCAATTTTATTATCTTTAATATAACTGTTTACCTTTTCCTGAATTGTTATATCTAATTGATTAGAGTTTTCGAAGAAGAAAGTATGCCTACTCTCTTTTGATTGATGTTGAATTTCTGTTCCTAATTGACCAGATGAACCTGTAACTAATATATTCATTTTAGTAAGTAAATTGGCTATCTAGATTTTCAAATACCTGAAGTACTTTATCTTTTTCAGAAAGTAAAACTTCTTCAGGATTAATTTGCCAATCAATGTTTAAACTAGCATCATTCCATAATATACCAGAGTCATGCTCTGGAGAATACCAATTATCAACTTTGTAAGAGAAAATCGCTTCTTCAGAAATTACTACAAATCCATGCGCAAAACCTCTAGGAACAAAAAGCTGCCTTTTATTATCTTCTGACAATTCAACTATTTCATATTCTCCATATGTTGGTGACCCTTTTCTGATATCAACAGCTACGTCTAATACTTTTCCTTTTATACACCTAACTAATTTTGCTTGAGCAAATGGCGGTTTTTGAAAATGTAATCCACGTAGCACTCCTCGGGACGATTTTGACTCGTTATCTTGAACAAAGTTTACTTCGTAAATATTCTTTTTGAACTCTTTATAATTAAATGATTCAAAAAAATAACCTCTATGATCTCCAAATACTTTTGGTTCTATAATAGTTAAATCAGGGATTTTAGTTTTAATAAAATTCATTGTTATTCTTGGACTAGGCTCAATAAATATTGTCCGTAATTATTCTTTTTAAGTGGTTCAGCTAATTTTCTAACCTGTTCTTTTGAAATATATCCCATATAGAGAGCTATTTCTTCCAAGCAGGCTACTTTAAGACCTTGTCTTTTCTCTATTGTTTCTATAAACTGGCCAGCTTCCATTAACGATTCATGAGTACCTGTATCCAACCAAGCGTAACCTCTGCCCATTAATTCTACTTTTAACTGGTCATTCTCTAAATAATATTGATTTACTGAAGTGATTTCAAGTTCGCCTCTCTCTGATGGTTTTACTTCTTTGGCTACTTTAATTACAGAATTCGGATAATAATACAAACCAACAACGGCATAATTAGATTTAGGGTTTTCTGGTTTTTCTATTATTGAAACAACATTTTCATTACTATCAAACTCAACTACACCATATCGTTCTGGATCTTTTACATAATATCCAAAAATAGTAGCTTTTCCTTCTTGTTGAACATTATGAATAGCTTTTTGAAATAACTCTGGTAAGCCATGGCCATAAAAAATATTATCACCAAGTAACATGCAAACATCATCATTTCCAATAAATTCTTCCCCGATAATAAATGCTTGTGCCAAGCCATCTGGCGAAGGTTGTTCAGCGTAACTTAACTGTATTCCCAAATCTTCACCTGTTCCCAATAATTTTTTGAAATTTGGCAAATCATAAGGAGTAGAAATTATTAAAATCTCCCTGATTCCAGATAACATTAGAACAGATAAAGGATAATAAATCATCGGTTTATCATATACCGGAAGTAATTGTTTTGATATGCCCTTTGTTATTGGATATAATCTAGTTCCTGATCCTCCAGCTAATATTATTCCTTTCATCTTAATAAATCTATAAAAGTCTAAATTAAAAAAAGTTAAGCTAGATACTCTATAATTTTAAACTATTCTTTAATTCTGTCTCCAGATCCTTTACCTCCAACCGTCGCTAAAATGTAGTGAAAGTATTTTTCTAAAGTAAGATTATCAAGCATTTCTGCATCTACTTTTGCCAATTTTTCTGGGGTTGACATGTCAATTTCATTGATTTGAGCTAGTCCTGTTATTCCAGGTAAATAGTTATATACGTTTCTTTTATCCCTCTCTTCAATTAACTCCTTTTGGTTAAACAAATTTGGTCTTGGCCCAACCAAACTCATGTCTCCCTTTAAAACATTAATCAACTGAGGGAGTTCATCGAGTTTTGATTTTCTCAAGAATGCTCCTAATTTTGTAACAGAACTACTACTTGCTAGATGTGTTGCGACAGATTTTGTATTCACCCCCATAGTTCTAAACTTCAATAAGGTGAATGGTTTTTGATTCTTCCCTACTCTTTCTTGTTTAAATATTGGCGATCCAGTGTCAAAAACTCCTAAAATGTAAACGATTAAGCCTATAGGCCATAAAACTAATATTCCAAACAACGAGAATATGAAATCAAAAAAACGTATCATTAATATAATCCTATTTAGTAAAACTTTTAATTGTCAAATGTATTCCTTCTTCTGCAGACAATGGTAGATTTTTCTTTAAAACTTCTTTAATTTTTTTATTAGAAACAACATAATTACCCGTTAATTTATGAATCTTCTCACTATTGATAGGAAAAGGTAAGACATCACCAACTTTTCCTAAAGTAGCTAACAAAAGCTTTGGTATATTTAAAATTTTAACCTCTTTATTTATCGCTTTTCCGATATTTAGAACTAAATCTTTTGTTGACAGCGGATAATCATCTGCAACATTATAAACTCCTGAAGGAACACTTTTATTTTCTAGTAATTCTTTGATTACAAAACACAAATTACTTACCGACAAAAAGGAACGTGAATTTTCGTATTTACCAAAAGGATATGGAATTCCTTTCGCTACAAAATTATAAAGTAGGTTTAAATTACCTTTATTATTTGGACCATGAATCATACATGGCCTTAAAATGTACACTCTTTTTTTACTAGGGATGTCTTTGTTTAGTATATAATTTTCAGCCGCTAATTTAGATTTTCCGTAAGCTGTAATTGGTTTAGGTGGTTGACTCTCTGTAAGCATAGTTTCAATTTCATCTGCAACAGCTTTAACAGAACTCATAAAAATAAAAACTTCACAATCGCTCTTTAAAAATTCATTATACACCCTTTTTGTTAGCTCAAAATTAATTTCAAAATATTCATTCTCTTGAGTAGTATTTTTCAAATCGTGAGCCTTACCCGCTAAATGTATAAAAGCTTTATTTGCGTTAAAAATTTCCTTATTCAAGACATCATAAGAAATTAATTTATCTGATATTCTCCTTGAAACTCCCTGAATTGTATAGTCTTTGTTTAAATAATTTAACAAGTTGGACCCAACAAATCCTGTTACACCACTAATTAAAACATTATTATTCATTTCCAAAGCTTATTATTGACTCACTCATTCTCCTATTAATCTCTAATCTACTGTAACTTTTCTTAAATTCTATCCTCTCCTCATTTTTATATACGAAATTCTTCAGACTATTATAGAGTTGATCTGCATTAGTTGGTTCAAATAAAATTAAGTTAGACATGTTTTCTTTTAAAAACTCTTTAGCATATCCATCTACACCAGCAATTATCGGTTTATTAAAAGTACCATATTCAAATAGTTTAGACGGTAATACTCGTTCAAATGCCTTATGTTTATTAAGATGTAAAAATAAATAGTCCGCTTTTTGGTAGTAGTTTATTAGCTCATTTCTACTAACGGGAGGAATCAATTCAACATTTTCTATATTATTAACTTTTAACTTCTTCTCTAATTTTTCTCTAGCACCACCATCACCAATGATTTGAAACTTGTGTGTTCCTAACAATCTCTTAGCTACATTAGGTATAATGAGATCTAACCCTTGGCCTTCTCCTATATTTCCACCGTATATTATTGTCTTAACCTCACTTTTCTTCTCCTCTCTTTTTTTATTTGGTAGAGATAAAAACAATTCATCAATACCATTGGTAAAAAAAGAATATTCAGCTTTTTTATAGTTTTCAAAATAACTCTTAAATCCTTTTGACACTAAGTTTATATGTCCAGCTCTACCAAAAGTATAATTTTCAATAGGTTTTAAAACAAAATTTAAGCCCATATTGATAATCTTATTCTTGTATAAATCTGTAATGGTTTCTCTAAAGATATCTCTAATGTCCAAATAAAGTTTCGCTTTTTTCTTTGTGGCAATTTTCGCTCCTAAATATGCCGTAAATAAACGAGATGAAGAAGCATAAACTAAATCATAACTTTTATCCTTTGTAAGACTTAAAGCTTTGAAATAAAACTCTTTATAAGATTTAATCTGACCAACAATTCCGCTTCCATGTTCAGGAATTGTAATTCTATTAACCACTACTCCTGCTTTAATTTCTTCTATGCCTTTGGCTTCTGCCTTAAAAGAATCATATCTATTTGGCTGAGTAGTAATTACATCAACTGTATCATCACTGTTCAAATGGTTTAAAAGTTCCTTAAGTAAGGAAGTGTTTCTGAAAGATCCTGCAGACAAATCTGGTTCAAAATAGAATGTTAAGAATAATATTTTCATAATTATATTTTGGTAATATGGGTCTCCAACTCACCGTTAAAAAACACCACTATTTTTTTCCCTTTTCTTGTTTTATTAAATCCTATACTAAAATCATAATCTTGAAAAACTACTTTATCAAATCTCCCATTAAAACTTAAAATCAAGTTATTCAGTTGTATCTCTGATTCAGTTCTTTCAATAATTTTCACATCCGGATGAAAATGTAAAACCATCTTTTTATCTAATAAAGATTTGCCTTCTAAAGAATCTTTTATTGTGAAGGTATTTTCGTTTAATTGAAATTGTCTTGAATGAATGATTCCTTCATTTTTATAACCATCATGTTTTGCGAAAATCTTATTTTCCTCTTCAATTACACCAAATACTTTCGCTCTTTTTGCTACTCTAAACCCTCCCCAAACTTGAGTTTGTTCTAAATTACCCAATTGCACAGTATTATGATAGTAAGTTCCTCGCTCTCTCTGTCTTCTCTCATTTTTTTCATAAGTAGAAACACCAGGATCAACAATTATTGGAATCTCTTGAGAATATAATTCAAAACTAAATGTGTCTGAATGAGCATGTCCTGGTTGGTAAGACGGTTGTATATTCCCAACATCCATAACAACTTCAAATTTCTCTGACTCAAATTTTCTGTAACCAGAATCAATCAACTTAATCTTACTCCATTTTAATCTTAAAGATTCAGCATAATCGAATAACTCATTTGAACTAGGAGCTATTCCAATAGAACTATCATTTAATAATGGGATATTACCGTTTTTATATGTGATGTTCGCTAACCATGATAACATATTGGAAGCTTTATCTTCTAAAAAAACTAATAAATTTTTATTATTAATTTTATCATTACGCCTAACTAATTGAATACAATCCAAAAGTCGTCCTAATAAAATCTGGTGATACATTGGAGAGAGTTCATAATGCGCTCCATCTTTAAGAATTTGTTCTTCTAATTCTGACTTTAAAATTTTTTGAGCTGTATTTAACAATCTTTCATCATTAAAATAATATCCTCCAAAAAGTAAAGAAAATCCATTTTCAAGTAAATGATTTCCCAAAAGATGATATTCTAAATTATCTAATAAAATTTGATAATGGTGATAAAGTGTTTCATCAATGATTTTATCTTTTATAGAATTCTTTGACAAAAATTTAACCCAATTAATTCCTCTTAATGAAATAACATAAGGTTCTTTACCATCTAATAATTCCGAATCTTGATTAATATAATCTTTAATTAACTCTAAACAAGAATCAACGGAAATATCCTTTTGATTTAAAAAGTCGAAATAATTTAAATTATAGGTCCATAATTTTCCGAATTCAGAATAATTCCAACTTATATTTTTCTTGAAACTCATTGGAATATTTAAAAACTTAAAATTATTAGTTCCTAAATAAGATTTATTATTAAAAATTTCGTCACTCCAAATTAAATCTATGGTTCGATCTATTTCTTTATTAGAATAAGATTTTTTAAAAAATCGATTACGTAATAAATAGTAAAGCCTGTAATAAACTTGAACAGGCTTTAAGTATTTAATTGTATGATATAACGTAATTATTTTACTTCTACCCATCTTCCTTCTTTCAAAGATTCAATAGCAGCAAAGGATGCTTTAGTTGTATTTACAATTTCTCCAAATGGTATGATTGATTCACCACCTGATTTTTGACTACGAATTAATTCATTAAATTGGTTATAATGACCTTTGTCTTGTTTAGAAGAGCACTTCGAGAATTTCTTAAATCCAAATCCTCTTAATTTTCTCCAATTATCCATAACTAAAGTTCTTTCCTGAGAATATACCTCAACCCTCTCCTTTGAGTAAGCTTTTGAACCATTAGCAAAATAATTAATAACTGCATTTGTACCATTTTCATACTTTAAAAGTATGCTCGCATTATCTGTATTTTCTTCTGGGTTAACTCCCATAGAATTCATGCAAACAGATTTTACTTTACTGCCAGCCAAATAAGTACATAGATCAATGTAGTGACAAGCCTCTCCAATTATTCTTCCTCCTCCTATTTCCATATCATGCACCCAAACATCTGAAGGAATAAATCCAGCATTCATTGTTGCTACAATATTCATTGGAGTGTTATCATTACCTAAAACTTTCTTCATTTGCTTTGCCAAAGGAGCAAATCGTCTATTGAATCCAACAGAAATTGAAACATTTCTAGAATTATATTCTTCTATAATCTCATCTAGTTCATCTCTATTTAAAGCTAATGGCTTTTCAACGAAAACACTTTTATCTGCTCTCAATGTTTCGAGTACCATTGACGCATGCATATTGTGTTTGGTTGTAATAAAAACTAAATCTGCCTCATTATCGCTGAGTATTTCTTTGTAATTAGTTGTTGAATTAGCAATACCATATTGTTTTGCCATTGTTGTAGATGACAAGCCTCCAGAACTAGCGATAAATTTTATATCCGCTTCTAATTTTTTAAGATTTGGTAAAATAGTAGCACTTGTAAAATTACCAGCTCCAACAATACCAATAACTCCTTTATTTCCACCAAACTCTTTTTCGTTTAACGTAACGGTGTTTTTAGGTTCTTCTGTAGAATTGTATTCTAAAATTGAGGCAATTGATTTTGATGAAGACATATCTCCATATATAGTTTCAAAATCCTTAAGAGGAACTTTCTCTGTTATTAACGGGTTAACATCTAATGAACCAACAGAAATAGCGTTTAGTACAGCTTCAAAGTTTCTCTTTTCTGTCCATCGAACATAACCTATTGGGTAATCGTTACCTTTTTGTTCATATTCTTCGTCATATCTTCCAGGGCCATAAGAACACGAAACTTGAAAAGATATCTCTTTATTATAAAAATCTGCTCTACTTATATCTAATCCTATTACACCTACAAGAACAACTCTACCAAGTTTTCGACACATTTGCGCCGATTGAGAGATAATTTCATTGCTCTTACTTGAAGCTGTAATAATAACTCCATCTGCTCCTACTCCATTAGTAAAAGTCTGAACAAATTTCACTTGATCTGTTCCTTCCGATGGATTTATTGCAGTTATTCCTTTTGACTTTGCTATTTTAATTTTTTCAGGATCAAAATCAAAGCCAATAACATTACACCCATTGGCTTTTAAAAGTTCTGCAGTTACTAAACCAATAAGTCCCAATCCTACAACTACAATTGTTTCTCCAAATGTAGGGTTTAGCAATCTAATTCCCTGTAAACCTATCGCACCAATTACTGTAAAAGCTGCTTCTTCATCTGATACATTATCTGGGATTTTTGCTACTAAATTTTTAGGCACTAATACATACTCGGCATGATTACCATTAGACGCAACTCGATCTCCAATTTTAAATTCTGAAACTCCTTTTCCTACTGCTACAACTTCTCCT
This genomic window from Tenacibaculum sp. 190524A05c contains:
- the rfbD gene encoding dTDP-4-dehydrorhamnose reductase, with the protein product MNILVTGSSGQLGTEIQHQSKESRHTFFFENSNQLDITIQEKVNSYIKDNKIDFVINCAAYTAVDKAEEELERANLVNAQGVENLVLALGNKGKMIHISTDYVFDGNANVPLKETDTTDPINAYGISKRIGEKFFLASNVPGIIIRTSWLYSSFGSNFVKTMMRLGKEKSELKVVSDQIGSPTYARDLANVCLQLVENDFSDKQRVYHYSNSGVTSWFEFAKEIMTIANLDCEVLPIKSDDYKTLAKRPFYSVMDTSRIKEDFNLNIPFWKDSLRECINNCQN
- the rfbC gene encoding dTDP-4-dehydrorhamnose 3,5-epimerase, which encodes MNFIKTKIPDLTIIEPKVFGDHRGYFFESFNYKEFKKNIYEVNFVQDNESKSSRGVLRGLHFQKPPFAQAKLVRCIKGKVLDVAVDIRKGSPTYGEYEIVELSEDNKRQLFVPRGFAHGFVVISEEAIFSYKVDNWYSPEHDSGILWNDASLNIDWQINPEEVLLSEKDKVLQVFENLDSQFTY
- the rfbA gene encoding glucose-1-phosphate thymidylyltransferase RfbA — translated: MKGIILAGGSGTRLYPITKGISKQLLPVYDKPMIYYPLSVLMLSGIREILIISTPYDLPNFKKLLGTGEDLGIQLSYAEQPSPDGLAQAFIIGEEFIGNDDVCMLLGDNIFYGHGLPELFQKAIHNVQQEGKATIFGYYVKDPERYGVVEFDSNENVVSIIEKPENPKSNYAVVGLYYYPNSVIKVAKEVKPSERGELEITSVNQYYLENDQLKVELMGRGYAWLDTGTHESLMEAGQFIETIEKRQGLKVACLEEIALYMGYISKEQVRKLAEPLKKNNYGQYLLSLVQE
- a CDS encoding sugar transferase, with translation MIRFFDFIFSLFGILVLWPIGLIVYILGVFDTGSPIFKQERVGKNQKPFTLLKFRTMGVNTKSVATHLASSSSVTKLGAFLRKSKLDELPQLINVLKGDMSLVGPRPNLFNQKELIEERDKRNVYNYLPGITGLAQINEIDMSTPEKLAKVDAEMLDNLTLEKYFHYILATVGGKGSGDRIKE
- a CDS encoding NAD-dependent epimerase/dehydratase family protein, producing the protein MNNNVLISGVTGFVGSNLLNYLNKDYTIQGVSRRISDKLISYDVLNKEIFNANKAFIHLAGKAHDLKNTTQENEYFEINFELTKRVYNEFLKSDCEVFIFMSSVKAVADEIETMLTESQPPKPITAYGKSKLAAENYILNKDIPSKKRVYILRPCMIHGPNNKGNLNLLYNFVAKGIPYPFGKYENSRSFLSVSNLCFVIKELLENKSVPSGVYNVADDYPLSTKDLVLNIGKAINKEVKILNIPKLLLATLGKVGDVLPFPINSEKIHKLTGNYVVSNKKIKEVLKKNLPLSAEEGIHLTIKSFTK
- a CDS encoding glycosyltransferase family 4 protein, translating into MKILFLTFYFEPDLSAGSFRNTSLLKELLNHLNSDDTVDVITTQPNRYDSFKAEAKGIEEIKAGVVVNRITIPEHGSGIVGQIKSYKEFYFKALSLTKDKSYDLVYASSSRLFTAYLGAKIATKKKAKLYLDIRDIFRETITDLYKNKIINMGLNFVLKPIENYTFGRAGHINLVSKGFKSYFENYKKAEYSFFTNGIDELFLSLPNKKREEKKSEVKTIIYGGNIGEGQGLDLIIPNVAKRLLGTHKFQIIGDGGAREKLEKKLKVNNIENVELIPPVSRNELINYYQKADYLFLHLNKHKAFERVLPSKLFEYGTFNKPIIAGVDGYAKEFLKENMSNLILFEPTNADQLYNSLKNFVYKNEERIEFKKSYSRLEINRRMSESIISFGNE
- a CDS encoding alginate lyase family protein — protein: MGRSKIITLYHTIKYLKPVQVYYRLYYLLRNRFFKKSYSNKEIDRTIDLIWSDEIFNNKSYLGTNNFKFLNIPMSFKKNISWNYSEFGKLWTYNLNYFDFLNQKDISVDSCLELIKDYINQDSELLDGKEPYVISLRGINWVKFLSKNSIKDKIIDETLYHHYQILLDNLEYHLLGNHLLENGFSLLFGGYYFNDERLLNTAQKILKSELEEQILKDGAHYELSPMYHQILLGRLLDCIQLVRRNDKINNKNLLVFLEDKASNMLSWLANITYKNGNIPLLNDSSIGIAPSSNELFDYAESLRLKWSKIKLIDSGYRKFESEKFEVVMDVGNIQPSYQPGHAHSDTFSFELYSQEIPIIVDPGVSTYEKNERRQRERGTYYHNTVQLGNLEQTQVWGGFRVAKRAKVFGVIEEENKIFAKHDGYKNEGIIHSRQFQLNENTFTIKDSLEGKSLLDKKMVLHFHPDVKIIERTESEIQLNNLILSFNGRFDKVVFQDYDFSIGFNKTRKGKKIVVFFNGELETHITKI
- a CDS encoding bi-domain-containing oxidoreductase gives rise to the protein MKQIIQDLKKGDTILEEVPVPLVKKGHVLIKTSKSLVSLGTEKMLVEFGKANFIQKAKQQPDKVKMVLDKVKTDGLKPTIDAVFNKLGQPLPLGYCNVGEVVAVGKGVSEFKIGDRVASNGNHAEYVLVPKNLVAKIPDNVSDEEAAFTVIGAIGLQGIRLLNPTFGETIVVVGLGLIGLVTAELLKANGCNVIGFDFDPEKIKIAKSKGITAINPSEGTDQVKFVQTFTNGVGADGVIITASSKSNEIISQSAQMCRKLGRVVLVGVIGLDISRADFYNKEISFQVSCSYGPGRYDEEYEQKGNDYPIGYVRWTEKRNFEAVLNAISVGSLDVNPLITEKVPLKDFETIYGDMSSSKSIASILEYNSTEEPKNTVTLNEKEFGGNKGVIGIVGAGNFTSATILPNLKKLEADIKFIASSGGLSSTTMAKQYGIANSTTNYKEILSDNEADLVFITTKHNMHASMVLETLRADKSVFVEKPLALNRDELDEIIEEYNSRNVSISVGFNRRFAPLAKQMKKVLGNDNTPMNIVATMNAGFIPSDVWVHDMEIGGGRIIGEACHYIDLCTYLAGSKVKSVCMNSMGVNPEENTDNASILLKYENGTNAVINYFANGSKAYSKERVEVYSQERTLVMDNWRKLRGFGFKKFSKCSSKQDKGHYNQFNELIRSQKSGGESIIPFGEIVNTTKASFAAIESLKEGRWVEVK